TACTTAACATTCGACCAACCTCGGAATTAGGACTTTTTGTGGTGGTCGCCTTGTTCGCCGCTTTCAgtatccaataaaaatttgaagcgCGTGGCGGGCTCTGTGGCGCTTTGTGGTAATTTCTACCACGAAGTTATATGAGTCTttacaatttcaattttttttgtataaaagtataaaaagtaCAAAAGTATAAGCATTGGTGGAAGACGTGGTAGTTTTCTTGCTTAAGACGTCGgtactacatttggaaaatGTTGATCAGATTTCAATTTACATCTGTAATCCTTCCATACTGTTACCAACCCCAATGATCATAAAGGAGGGAGGTCTTAGATAGTCCTCTCTGCTTTTATGTTTACTCCTCCTTTAATGTTTTATACTCTTAGTCAGTATCGTCCAGTAGTGCGGCAGAGAACGATCTGCTCATTCAACTTAATAACTTGCCTGCATTGCACGCTATTTATTTGCTTCCAATGAATATTCCACTGAATCACCGTTTTATTCTGGTCAAAAAATGTATTAAAACCAGCACTAGCCCTAAGTAATTTGGTGCATCTGCAAAAGCAAGCTACTAGTCTTGCGCCAAAGGGATTTCTTTGAAGCCTTGAGAAGGGGCAAGCCCATTTATAAAAAGCACATAGGTGAAATTAATGGCTTCGAATCAATTGATTGTAGGAAATCTCGCTCTCGAGAACTCAAAAGAACCCGGAACTAAGTTCTATTAAGGCTGCCCACAGAATTCACAGCCGTGCGGGCGGCGCCACTCACATGAGTCTGCacttgatggttattgagcgccCGCAATCGCGCGCTCAAGTAGTTCCGGGAGGTCTGGTCAATGAATGAGCACAAAAACTGCGAGGATACAGGACAGGAAAGACGAAAATGCTCGAAGTGGAGCAAACCGGGGCTGAATCACAATCAGAAACAGTGATTGTAGAGGCAAATGACCTTATATTTATGTTAGCTGATAGATTAGATGGAGCTAAATGTGTTCTGGGCAGGACAGTAAGAAGACAGATACATTACTCGTTGTTCAAAGAGTAATGGGGACCATAATCCGGTTGAGGTTGAAACCAAAACATGCAGAACGATGATggcctacaaaaaaaaaaaacaacaaaataacaacCAAAATGAGAGTGAACCGAATTCTTCACTATCCATGTTGTGTGTTGCAATATTCATTAGATTTGGAACAGGATTGAACAGACTCTTCCATTACCGACCAAACAAACTTCCATAAAGATCTCTGCCGAGATTTCACGGAGGTGAAGTTTTCCGCGAATGCTGGGCGATTTCTGAGACACTAgtccacaaaaataaagaactaCATGTCTTAGAAAAATCGTGCTGCTCTAAGAAAGCTTGAGGAGCAAATCTATTGCCAAAAAAGCCTTAAAACCAGCTCCTGAGAACTACAGCTGACTCATGAAGACATTGTAGGATAAATACcgcagaaagaaaacagatcTATAACGGAACAAatctaataaaaatgaagccaGCAAACAACTTCGCAGTCAACTATTTGTCCGTTTTGGTCAAATCTTAGTCTTGGTGAAACAAATGACATCTGCAGATGATGGGCgttggcggtgcaagatgttggtaTCTTCCATGTGTCATCCGCCGCTACATCACATCGACTTCTGCGTAAAGACCTTCACTGtagcataccctaggccaaaagtagccctGTAGCTAAGCAGCTTCCGTTCCGCgtaatcaagcctctccatcactgtAGACAGTGCTGCCCAAGTTTGCGATCTGTACATCttgatagggcgaattgcggataggtagattcACAGCTTGACTTCATTtatgatgggggtcgaccacaggcgtttcgttaaggagttaaatgcagaaatggccttGGCGCATCATTGCTGACAcatctctcgtagctgccgttgtttttcagcatacagcccaggtaacagaactcatcgacgagttctatcggttgtccgtccaccctgattcccgttcgaggtctcgaagagatccacatctgcttacatttatcagggcgtagacgtaatCCCTACACTGCAGCTCTTCCATACatggttgacaacatgttgaagtttcgtactgctttccgcgaatataacaacatagtcagcgtactcgagatcgatCAAGGGgtgtcctgatggtgctagaatgatatcggcagTACACTGATCGAcagttcttcgcatgatgtcgtcgatagcgaagttgaacaggaagggtcctgccactgccccttgtttTATCCAGttctcaaacggtgttgtataTCCGGCTGGTATTCCAACTGCAGCagtgttcgttgattcatgtcatcaagcaagcgaacgaaatTTCCTAGTGCTCCAttggcgcggagcgcgttgagaagacggcctcggtgaggagagtcgaaagcggcttgaAAGTCCAAAAAGGCTAATTGCACCGTCTTCGAATACCACtcccagatttcgatcactctcctgacgatgaacacctggtcaagcGCAGATCGgtcaggacgaaagccagcttgctggTTGCgtgttgtttcttcgcgatgttagtaagtcggtccaggataatcctcTCCACAACTTTGTACATAAGACGCAGCaaggagattcctcgataattttTAGGGTCCGTGGCGGATAAATTCTTGGAGAggagaattatgatagcgtgtcccCGCGAATCAGGTatctttcgtctatccatattgaacggataatctttgtcatctcacgaatctcaGATGGAGGatgatatttcagcatttctgcgctaatcccgtcgtctccaccacatttttgatttttcatcttttggatacagacgaGAACCTCCAATTCGGTCGGTgattcctcgttaaccgcatatgaacacggcctatgaacgtgctccagttcaggagctgacggtgcttgcCGCTTCAGCAAGgttttgaagtgatccctccaaattggaaaggttgcttcaccgacagcctttccactggcagtgttgaggaccggagaacatcttttcatcttgccgctatactttttctaaaataaagtaTATGCTTTCCGCaggttcttatcctcccacgcctttttgTACTCCTTCATTCTCGACGTCCACtcgttgcagttgacgacgcaattTCTTTCTAAGACGCTTCTGGTTGAAATCGACAGTGCTGCgagcgacacatacagaattttACGTGGATCCTGTTTCCGCACTTCatcatgaatagacacacgctGGCGGAATTTCGTTTTGCATTCCTCGTCTTTCAGATCTGCCATATCGATTTTTGTGAAGGGTACTCCTCGGTtcctcttgtggaaccgtatcttaaTGCCGAGAACTGGACCGAGGTCACAATCGAAAgcaacgtcccaaacagctctagattttccgatatctgaggaatgttcctcgccagaacgtagtcgagctgaagtttaagagtagTCATCTtacgcttgcgctgctcttcaggcattagaagggttgaccccttccacgtgagctgatggcgtcgatgattactcttaaacgtggaagcgatgatgaggcccgtctgttcgcacaagtcgaccagacgggcaccgttgtccgacgcgCGCTCCGCTGGGTAATACCATTTTTCTAGCACATTGGATTGTTGTTCGAgccccatcttcgcatttgcattGTCGATTCCGGTACTGACCACCTGTTGGCTAGGTATTtcagacatcaacgcatttagttcatcatagaaggcgtccttaccaTTATCCTCATCGGTTTCCGTCGGTGAGTGGACACTTACGaaccagagtttacgtcctctgcgatctcacagtcgtagaaaggcgcatgtAGACGACgatgagccaaattcctccaccagtcTGTTGTATAGTTCTTTATATCCATCGCGCAGCTATCTACTTTCTTCTTATCAGCACCTCCACAACATAtgatgtaattttcgatgctgatgacgggccgatctctcatgcatgtttcctgcagtgtAGAAAACGGCACATAGAGATATCGCAAAAGCCTAGATAGGGCGGTTCGTTGGAGTTCACTCTACAATGTTCGGCAATTCAGCGTTACGAAACGAATgattgttgccaaagattccatgctcccttcaggtaGTTGACCTTTCATGttgtgggctttggcgatgtgctggatgacagcacctttttgcaatatatgaGGAATCTTTTGCCTtgtaacagtgcaggttatatagctcgtacgttcccaatgcgtacactcgaacgcatgattgcgtttag
This is a stretch of genomic DNA from Necator americanus strain Aroian chromosome II, whole genome shotgun sequence. It encodes these proteins:
- a CDS encoding hypothetical protein (NECATOR_CHRII.G6940.T1), giving the protein MSEIPSQQVVSTGIDNANAKMGLEQQSNVLEKWYYPAERASDNGARLVDLCEQTGLIIASTFKSNHRRHQLTWKGSTLLMPEEQRKRKMTTLKLQLDYVLARNIPQISENLELFGTLLSIVTSVQFSALRYGSTRGTEEYPSQKSIWQI
- a CDS encoding hypothetical protein (NECATOR_CHRII.G6939.T1), yielding MKRCSPVLNTASGKAVGEATFPIWRDHFKTLLKRQAPSAPELEHVHRPCSYAVNEESPTELEVLVCIQKMKNQKCGGDDGISAEMLKYHPPSEIREMTKIIRSIWIDERYLIRGDTLS